One genomic region from Rattus norvegicus strain BN/NHsdMcwi chromosome 10, GRCr8, whole genome shotgun sequence encodes:
- the Pmm2 gene encoding phosphomannomutase 2 isoform X3: MATLCLFDMDGTLTAPRQKITKEMDGFLQKLRQKTKIGVVGGSDFEKLQEQLGNDVVEKYDYVFPENGLVAYKDGKLLCKQNIQGHLGEAVIQDLINYCLSYIAKIKLPKKRKKRGLVPYLGFLLL; this comes from the exons ATGGCCACGCTCTGTCTCTTTGACATGGATGGGACCTTGACTGCCCCGCGGCAG aaaattacaaaagaaatggATGGCTTTCTTCAAAAATTGAGACAGAAGACCAAGATTGGAGTGGTAGGTGGGTCAGATTTTGAGAAGCTGCAAGAGCAACTGGGAAATGATG TGGTTGAGAAATACGATTATGTGTTTCCAGAGAATGGCTTGGTAGCGTACAAAGATGGGAAGCTATTGTGTAAACAG AatattcaaggtcatctgggGGAGGCTGTGATCCAAGACCTGATCAACTACTGTCTGAGCTACATTGCAAAAATTAAACTCCCTAAGAAAAG aaagaaaagagggctGGTGCCCTACTtgggatttctgttgctgtga
- the Tmem186 gene encoding transmembrane protein 186: MAFLLRAVPRLQGPAAWRRPLQQLWCRAGQGDSIRWVGSRSPPSQEKPPGTETEKFHTIYRFNAIRALGFLSRLKLAQTAVTVVALPPGFYCYSQGLMTLSSLGLMSGIASFALVMLCWMSHFFRRLVGILYVNESGTLLRVAHLTFWGWRQDTYCAVSDMIPLSESEERVQDVFVRIQQYSGKQTFYLTLRYGRILDRDRFSQVFGTLATLKNSK, translated from the exons ATG GCTTTCCTCCTTCGAGCTGTGCCAAGGCTGCAGGGGCCCGCTGCATGGAGGAGGCCTCTACAGCAACTGTGGTGCCGTGCTGGGCAGGGGGATTCCATAAGGTGGGTGGGGAGCAGGTCTCCCCCCTCACAGGAGAAGCCACCAGGCACAGAGACTGAAAAATTCCACACAATCTACCGCTTCAATGCCATCAGAGCACTTGGGTTCCTGTCTCGGCTGAAGTTGGCACAGACAGCTGTGACTGTGGTGGCCCTGCCCCCAGGCTTCTACTGCTACTCACAAGGCCTCATGACCCTCAGCTCACTGGGCCTTATGAGTGGGATTGCCAGCTTTGCCCTGGTCATGCTGTGCTGGATGAGCCACTTCTTCCGGAGACTGGTAGGCATCCTCTATGTGAATGAGTCAGGTACCTTGCTTCGAGTGGCCCACCTGACCTTCTGGGGCTGGCGACAGGACACATACTGTGCCGTGTCAGACATGATACCCCTGTCAGAATCCGAGGAACGGGTCCAGGATGTGTTCGTGCGTATCCAGCAGTACAGTGGCAAGCAGACCTTCTACCTCACCCTACGCTATGGCCGAATCCTGGACAGGGATCGTTTCTCACAAGTATTCGGAACCCTGGCCACACTCAAGAACAGCAAGTAG